A single window of Rhipicephalus microplus isolate Deutch F79 chromosome 5, USDA_Rmic, whole genome shotgun sequence DNA harbors:
- the LOC142817768 gene encoding uncharacterized protein LOC142817768 isoform X1 encodes MPSGGPSYGSYCCVSWCFNNGRTHKKPGTSFFRVPRDGRMKAWMQYAGRDDLLSKPASLLYATYRVCSDHFTAQSFMDPGHTRLTRMAVPSVQPAAPCSLSVASSSDCDMAAEAALQGPAVEASESGSHTLRCPDEQGGSSLVAGERISDDFVLPEKTLTSRSAVTKGTCVAGRSQDCSDSIVRGTEQASQDPPEDVSANSSTPECLRENVRSCVPATMSPSMKYKQTIKHLQAKVAAQRKTIKRLQRQPHQAPSSTTKALEVIRPHVTEEVFKLLSAHVRLRPKCKGKRFPVWFKKFALHLNFRGPRAYRFLAPYFSLPSRRSLRRWLANVKMTPGIIPGILSSIATNTQAWNERDRVCALVFDEIALKKNLYYDASRDVVQGFTDDGTHRTSTIADRALVFLLVGVSRKWVQPVAFTIGHTSTPSSVMHNLLVSLILELRSINIAVKAVICDQGSSNVSLANQLKVTVAKPFFEVNGERVYYIFDVPHLIKTTRNNVQAHKLYIGDDIVNWSHIVSLYQSSHELRLRLAPKLTERHVHQKPFSNMKVSRATQVFSASVSIAITAMVYAKVLPASAITTAQFCDRMDRIFDALNSSSKKRTSQKLRHAIMKNDSELIDFLRGQLPWIASWQFVGRRQPQTIVGWQITIQAICQLWDDLSKNYNFEYLLTRRLQQDPLENIFGHIRQKQGCNTNPNVAQFICGLKHICIRKLFKLSEYGNVEDDECDLLQEQLSPFSLTSASLVDNEECAQPQPDDFPALDDLSELATNIHSHIIDDSAAYYVAGFLIKHFLRNACDGCSCPQLLKDDSETLKGTHQYFTMLKAYLVPSKLFGNLTVPSEAAFAYVQQLESRFLAIIEATAHHLKVCDVLYHHLSSVGDFHFCSAGCRAKFLKMFCRVRLCWHVRFVNRNLDRVRFQSSISGMQLDKFKG; translated from the exons atgccgtccggcggtccaagctacggcagctactgctgtgtatcgtggtgcttcaacaatggcagaacccacaagaagcctgggacgagtttcttccgcgtaccacgggacggcag gatgaaagcatggatgcagtatgctggacgcgatgatctcctgagtaagccggccagcctattgtacgcaacgtacagggtttgtagcgaccattttactgctcaaagtttcatggaccctgggcacacaaggcttacaagaatggctgttcccagtgtgcaaccagctgcaccat gttctctgagcgtcgcttcaagtagtgactgtgacatggctgcagaagctgcactgcaag gacctgcggtagaggcttcagaaagcggctcccacacattgaggtgccccgatgaacagg gtggcagctcccttgtagctggtgaaagaatttctgatgatttcgtcttgccggagaaaaccttaaccagtcgttcagctgtcacaaaaggaacttgtgtggccg gccgctcgcaagattgttccgacagcattgtccgaggcactgaacaagcttcacaagaccctccagaagacgtctccgccaacagctccacgcctgagtgccttagagaaaatg tgcgttcctgtgtgccagcgacaatgtctccatcaatgaagtacaagcaaaccattaaacatctgcaagccaaagtagcagcacagcggaaaactatcaaaagactgcagagacagcctcaccaagcaccgtcatcgactacgaaggcccttgaagttatccgaccgcacgtcaccgaggaggtttttaaacttctttctgcacatgttcgcttgaggcccaaatgcaagggcaagcggtttcccgtgtggttcaagaaattcgctcttcacttaaacttccgaggtccgcgagcataccgatttctggctccgtatttttctttgccctcccggcgttcattaaggaggtggctagctaatgtaaagatgactccaggcataattccaggaatcctttcttccattgcaacaaatactcaagcttggaatgaacgggaccgagtgtgcgctttagttttcgacgaaatagcactcaaaaagaatttgtactatgatgcttcaagagacgttgtccagggttttacagatgatggcactcatcgcacttcaaccatcgctgatcgagcactggtttttcttcttgttggtgtttcgagaaagtgggttcaaccggttgcttttactatagggcacacatcaacaccatcatctgttatgcataacttgctggtgtcactcattttggagcttaggagcattaatattgcagtgaaagcagtcatttgtgaccagggcagttcaaatgtaagtctcgctaaccaactaaaagtgactgtagcaaagcctttttttgaagttaatggtgagcgggtatattacatttttgatgttccgcatttaattaaaacaacgcgcaataatgtccaagcacacaagttatacattggggatgacatcgttaactggtcgcacattgtaagcctttaccaatcctcacatgagttgcggttgcgattggctccaaagttgactgaacggcacgttcatcagaaacctttttctaatatgaaggtcagcagagcaactcaggtcttcagtgcatcagtttcgattgctatcacggcaatggtgtatgcgaaggtgctgcctgcctcggccatcactacagctcaattttgtgatcgtatggacaggattttcgatgccttgaacagctcgagtaaaaaaagaacttcgcaaaagctgcggcatgcaatcatgaaaaatgattcagagctgattgacttcctccgaggccagcttccctggattgcatcatggcagtttgttggcagacgtcaaccacaaaccatcgtaggttggcaaattacaattcaggcaatttgtcaactatgggacgacctctccaaaaattacaattttgaatacctgttaacacgcaggcttcaacaggatcctctggagaacatatttggccacattaggcaaaaacagggttgcaacaccaaccccaatgtagcacaatttatttgtggcctgaagcacatctgcataagaaaactcttcaagctgtcagaatacggaaatgtcgaggatgatgaatgtgacctcctccaggaacagctgtcgccattctccctcaccagtgcgtctcttgtggataatgaggagtgtgcacagccacagcctgacgactttcccgctctagacgatctctctgaacttgcgacaaacattcactcccatattatcgatgactccgctgcatattatgtagctggttttctcatcaaacacttccttcggaatgcatgtgacggttgcagttgcccacagttactgaaagacgacagtgagacgcttaagggtacccaccagtatttcacaatgctcaaagcatacctcgtccccagcaaactttttgggaatctcactgtgccatcagaagcagcttttgcatacgtacaacaacttgaatctcgctttcttgccataattgaggccactgcacatcacctgaaagtgtgcgatgttttgtatcaccatctgtcaagtgttggcgattttcatttctgctctgctgggtgtcgcgctaagtttctgaaaatgttttgccgggttcgtttatgttggcatgtgcgttttgtgaaccgaaacttagacagggttaggttccagtcttcaatctcgggcatgcagcttgacaagttcaaaggttag
- the LOC142817768 gene encoding uncharacterized protein LOC142817768 isoform X2, translated as MPSGGPSYGSYCCVSWCFNNGRTHKKPGTSFFRVPRDGRMKAWMQYAGRDDLLSKPASLLYATYRVCSDHFTAQSFMDPGHTRLTRMAVPSVQPAAPCSLSVASSSDCDMAAEAALQGPAVEASESGSHTLRCPDEQGGSSLVAGERISDDFVLPEKTLTSRSAVTKGTCVAGKLYVHFNTRVD; from the exons atgccgtccggcggtccaagctacggcagctactgctgtgtatcgtggtgcttcaacaatggcagaacccacaagaagcctgggacgagtttcttccgcgtaccacgggacggcag gatgaaagcatggatgcagtatgctggacgcgatgatctcctgagtaagccggccagcctattgtacgcaacgtacagggtttgtagcgaccattttactgctcaaagtttcatggaccctgggcacacaaggcttacaagaatggctgttcccagtgtgcaaccagctgcaccat gttctctgagcgtcgcttcaagtagtgactgtgacatggctgcagaagctgcactgcaag gacctgcggtagaggcttcagaaagcggctcccacacattgaggtgccccgatgaacagg gtggcagctcccttgtagctggtgaaagaatttctgatgatttcgtcttgccggagaaaaccttaaccagtcgttcagctgtcacaaaaggaacttgtgtggccggtaagttgtatgttcacttcaacaccagagtggattga